The Besnoitia besnoiti strain Bb-Ger1 chromosome IV, whole genome shotgun sequence genome contains a region encoding:
- a CDS encoding hypothetical protein (encoded by transcript BESB_055510), with amino-acid sequence MEEAPGVEPSGVASCAASLNSEISSPLSTPSGSPLSPFSPSRGAKRSAGELLEEEGRPARRRREIDGVGDDEDALDAADMGEDAASDACPRHPPEVPEKRLLSEYVSKMNAGESGAPGELAPTQATTALPAVSSLCADKAHADVAVAPTPPAAPGDEVYAPAPAESAPLSLDGDLTPSSGASEAALWKLAAPAPSPDISGEEASPSQETPTAPASGQEPPEGLGDSLPKCVSPPEGKEADRAESTGGRSYASPLCADGGLFSLPASSPAGPKRRTPPGPSPSSDARPCAAEDRAPAKKCAVLPAASTPAAGHGEQREQSRERGGIAAAATGGDAKEGGGASRAGTVLAHGGHHPSSALLAPAPGGGMRVRDFMESRWMGTLCEESLKFHLLCGRYRPLVRHVIEKFQLYVQHKEEEERHACSQGSKREKSGGAEAAGARAEAPAGDHERRLEGASCGAKGEVKGEEGEDRGTSAPENCHAAGAVKEAPIEGAGIKRVKEEIQDLTLDEDTQHSVASLLDDKRCATRPCSPNPDAVAASADASLKDSLLYPLPPPAALSASSPLVSTPYRVPVRLILRGLLPHPPTSPAAAASSASSAALLSSPAFVFPFLESAEEDALQQAVFERLYANRDATWCRRYFWKYQNDFDVSVKVLNQLSVLLPLPILKKLVYFHARIKKVWPMPVLAWISSSSRAVAMMRWGRELDALERCRLICASQLSGRAGSRAAAAWTRAPVKGRGTKTAGALGAIGKKPCMRFFTATALAASASTPQRSAAAGGPCDGADGSLASGTKRKGAQRSRQRKMLLLQQRRLQPQARVRGAGRGARDDDESESRRGEPDSQREENEDEEESEESCKKAEKEANGEFEAADAGKEGCGKGEESGPEGQGSVESSGVTELKKDERDSNEELGEEGVGAEGREDSETAEASGPANGAATGEKSGGDETEADGGRAKGEELEAADDDGQEKEKELDDADREQDEEKDVKVENGDGDANDEKGEEEEEDDAAEDANQEAAEEDKEDQEWRAKGFAGKVEAQLVRDMAEHLWRYLETLHYPPAAGSEKDEEAASACVDSAEREEGPGSVEESDSSLSPQRAVGARVALQPGVSGARALEASERDKLRKTEEEEVERQKSAHARGAAQGRKPLTLPPLPRSSPPSLPHSRDVSPVAAAGSPHAAFPSFGRNGTGEKYFSRSCSPPSSSLFPLCASPDFLAGGTSPREAAFSGSSSFVGEFAPSSSDFSRMPPEAAVGHAARMHAVPSPFPASPSRASVLSSSAASDARGSSSLPRTLSSTPTSAKSPYEAAVEAAASLQRAIFHRERGRERPAPGGPLSVIAAAAEASSAAAQHQRLLSRLGEELKETAGPSSLAGLANALLTHRGRRSDAGPPRNRDARLDAGAASERGGGPHVAFERRMEKENLETLKKELFRHLVREREQELHREKSGAMGGSGRDEGLGGAQGGERGGRKEERGKSFFDMVYERMGFPQGDRRAAVQVGGREEDRGLAIGPAALAELLRQRAASLH; translated from the exons CGGTGCGCCTGGGGAGCTagcgccgacgcaggcgacgaccgCACTCCCAGCTGTTTCCTCTTTGTGCGCGGACAAGGCCCACGCGGACGTTGCCGTCGCGCCTACGCCTCCGGCTGCGCCCGGAGACGAGGTCtatgcgccggcgcccgcggagtcTGCGCCCTTGAGTCTCGACGGCGATCTGACGCCGTCGTCTGGGGCCTCTGAGGCCGCTCTATGGAagctcgctgcgcctgcgccgagccCCGATATCagtggcgaggaggcgagccccTCTCAAGAGACACCAACGGCCCCCGCAAGCGGGCAGGAGCCGCCAGAGGGCCTCGGAGACAGCCTCCCGAAGTGCGTGAGTCCGCCCgaggggaaggaggcggaCCGCGCGGAGAGCACTGGAGGGCGCTCTTatgcgtctccgctctgcgcagACGGGGGCCTGTTCTCTTTGccagcttcttcgccggcgggcCCCAAGCGGCGCACCCCGCCGgggccttcgccgtcctcggacgcgaggccctgcgccgctgaaGACCGAGCCCCAGCGAAAAAGTGCGCGGTGCTTCCCGCAGCCTCCACTCCCGCAGCTGGCCACGGCGAACAGCGCGAGCAGAGTCGAGAGCGGGGGGggatcgcggcggcggcgaccggcggAGATGCGAaagaggggggcggggcctCACGTGCGGGAACTGTGCTTGCGCACGGGGGGCACCACCCCAGcagcgcgctgctggcgccggcgccaggaGGCGGCATGCGGGTGCGCGACTTCATGGAGAGTCGCTGGATGGGTACGCTCTGCGAGGAGTCGCTCAAGTTCCATCTGCTTTGCGGCCGCTACCGCCCTCTCGTGCGGCACGTCATTGAGAAGTTTCAGCTGTATGTGCAGCacaaggaagaggaggagagacatGCATGCAGCCAGGGAAGCAAACGCGAAAAATCTggcggagcggaggcggcaggagcccgcgcggaggccccgGCGGGAGATCATGAGAGGAggctcgagggcgcgagctgcggagcCAAGGGAGAAGtgaaaggcgaggaaggagaagaccgCGGGACGTCTGCGCCTGAGAACTGCCATGCTGCGGGGGCTGTTAAAGAGGCGCCGATCGAAGGTGCCGGTATCAAACGCGTGAAGGAGGAGATTCAGGATCTCACCCTAGACGAAGACACTCAGCACTCTGTGGCGAGCCTGCTTGACGACAAACGTTGCGCGACGCGCCCCTGCTCTCCTAACCCTGATGCGgtcgcagcctctgcggatGCGTCGCTGAAGGACAGTCTGTTGTatcctctccctccccccgctgcgctctctgcctcgtcgcccctcgTCTCCACGCCCTACCGCGTGCCCGTTCGTCTGATTCTACGCGGTCTGCTGCCGCATCCGCCCACGTctccggcggctgcggcctcgtctgcgtcttccgccgcattgctgtcgtcgcccgcgtttGTCTTTCCGTTTCTCGAGtccgccgaggaggacgcgtTGCAGCAGGCGGTCTTTGAGCGGCTCTACGCAAACCGCGACGCGACGTGGTGTCGGCGTTACTTTTGGAAGTACCAAAACGACTTCGACGTCTCGGTGAAGGTGCTGAATCAGCTCTcggtgctgctgccgctcccCATCCTGAAGAAGCTGGTCTACTTCCACGCGCGGATCAAGAAAGTCTGGCCTATGCCAGTGCTCGCCTGGATCTCGTCCAGctcgcgcgctgtcgccatGATGCGCTGGGGCAGGGAACTcgacgcgctggagcgctgccgcctcatctgcgcctcgcagctctcGGGCCGCGCGGggtcgcgcgctgcagcggcgtggACCCGCGCACCTGTCAAAGGGCGAGGCACGAAGACGGCAGGGGCTCTCGGCGCGATCGGCAAGAagccctgcatgcgcttcttCACCGCGACCGCGCTCGCAGCCTCGGCCTCCACCCCGCAacgctctgcggccgcaggaggcCCCTGCGACGGGGCGGACGGCTCGTTGGCCTCGGGCACCAAGAGgaagggcgcgcagcgaTCCCGACAGAGGAAAAtgctccttctgcagcagcgccgcctgcagccccaGGCGAGAGTTCgcggggcggggcggggagCGCGCGACGATGACGAGAGCgaaagccgcagaggcgagcccgACTCGCAGCGGGAGGaaaacgaggacgaagaggagtcGGAGGAGTCTTGTAAGAAGgccgagaaggaagcgaatgGCGAGTTCGAGGCCGCAGATGCCGGAAAGGAGGGCTGCGGGAAAGGTGAGGAAAGTGGCCCCGAAGGACAAGGCTCCGTGGAGAGCAGCGGCGTGACGGAGCTGAAGAAGGACGAGCGCGACAGCAACGAGGAGctgggcgaggaaggcgtcggcgcggagggacgcgaagactcggagacagcagaggcaAGCGGGCCTGCAAATGGAGCTGCCACgggagagaaaagcggaGGCGATGAGACAGAGGCGGATGGCGGGAGAGCCAAGGGAGAGGAGCTTGAGGCCGCAGACGATGATGGacaagagaaagagaaggagctcgacgacgcggacaGGGAGCAGGATGAGGAGAAGGACGTCAAAGTGGAGAACGGAGATGGAGACGCCAACGATGagaagggggaggaggaagaggaagatgacgcggcagaggacgccaaccaagaagccgcagaggaggataAGGAGGACCAAGAATGGCGCGCGAAAGGCTTCGCCGGAAAAGTTGAAGCGCAG CTCGTCCGCGACATGGCCGAGCACCTGTGGCGCTATCTGGAGACACTTCACTACCCGCCGGCAGCTGGgagcgagaaggacgaggaggcagcctctgcgtgcgtcgactcagcggagcgcgaagaggggCCCGGATCTGTCGAGGAGTCGgactcttctctctctcctcagcGTGCGGTCGGAGCGCGTGTGGCTCTGCAGCCGGGCGTTtcaggcgcgcgggccttggaggcgagcgagcgcgacaaGCTAAGAAagacggaggaagaagaggtggagaggcagaagagcgcccacgcgcgcggggctgcgcagGGGAGGAAGCCCTTgacgctgcctccgctgcctcggtCGAGCCCCCCTTCGCTTCCTCACTCTCGCGACGTGTCtccggtcgccgcggccggctcgCCTCACGCAGCTTTTCCGAGCTTCGGCCGGAACGGCACGGGCGAGAAGTACTTTTCGCGCTCTTGTTCaccgccgtcgtcttctctcttccctctgtgcgcgtcgcccgatttcctcgctggcggcacTTCTCCTCGCGAGGCCGCGTTCTCGGGCTCCTCGTCCTTCGTGGGCGAGTTCGCCCCTTCCTCCTCAGACTTCTCGCGAAtgccgccggaggcggcagtCGGTCACGCGGCGCGTATGCATGCCGTGCCGTCGCCCTTtccggcgtctccctcgcgagCTTCGgtgctctcttcttccgcggcgtcaGACGCGCGTGGCTCCAGTTCTCTTCCACGCACCCTGTcctcgacgccgacgagcgcCAAGTCACCGTACGAGGCAGCGGtcgaggcggccgcgtcccTCCAGCGGGCGATTTTCcaccgcgagcgaggccgagAGCGCCCGGCGCCGGGCGGGCCTCTCTCGGTcatcgcagcggcggccgaagcctcgtccgccgcggcgcagcaccAGCGACTCCTGTCTCGGCTCGGCGAGGAGCTGAAAGAGACGGCGGGGCCCTCGAGCCTGGCAGGCCTTGCCAACGCGCTGCTCACCCACCGCGGCCGGCGGTCGGACGCCGGCCCCCCGCGAAACCGCGACGCGAGActcgacgcgggcgccgcgagcgagcgcggcggaggcccgcaCGTGGCCTTCGAACGGCGGATGGAAAAGGAGAACTTGGAGACGCTGAAGAAGGAACTGTTCCGGCACCTGGTCCGCGAGCGGGAGCAGGAGCTCCATCGAGAGAAAAGCGGGGCCATGGGGGGAAGCGGAAGGGATGAggggctcggcggcgcacagggcggcgagcgaggcggcaggaaggaggagagagggaagtCCTTTTTTGATATGGTCTACGAGCGAATGGGGTTCCCCCAAGGCGACAGGCGAGCAGCGGTGCAGGTGGGtggaagagaggaagaccgTGGGCTTGCCATCGGGCCGGCTGCGCTCGCTGAACTCCTcaggcagcgggcggcgtctctgcacTGA
- a CDS encoding putative SNARE protein (encoded by transcript BESB_055520), whose amino-acid sequence MASAAAWSLASLYPACIACRKQIDALVASCEASGPGGPSGLSAFEAGGAPKASVATQQRLVALTRQLERDLARLDAAFESERAALAPQQASLWRRRLAALHEDAQALQSAVDVQLGSVYRRQVEEKRQREALLDGRQREAERTREAELSYARERDKLHESHTMLDAVLAEGRGVLDKMVQQNSILKTAKRKILDMSTSAGLSASIIGAVTRRQATDRKIVFAGMLATLLFFFLLYRFFHSGSAGSAEPTDASGDGAWASDAAAAARRLDAADAATASGEAGWAAGAPGDYGR is encoded by the coding sequence atggcgtccgccgccgcgtggtcgctcgcctccctctaCCCCGCGTGCATAGCTTGCCGCAAGCAGATCGACGCGTTGGTGGCGTCCTGCGAGGCCTCCGGCCCTGGAGGCCCCTCGGGGCTGTCTGCGTttgaggcgggcggcgcgccgaaggcctCCGTAgccacgcagcagcggctggtCGCGCTGACGCGACAGCTGGAAAGGGACCTCGCACGACTCGACGCGGCCTTCGAGAGCGAGCGGGCGGCGcttgcgccgcagcaggcctcgctgtggcggcgacgcctcgctgcgctccacgaggacgcgcaggcgctgcagagcgccGTGGACGTGCAGCTCGGCTCTGTGTACCGCCGGCAAgtcgaggagaagcgccagcgcgaggcgcttctcgacgggcggcagcgggaggcTGAGCGGACGCGGGAGGCCGAACTGAGCtacgcgcgcgagcgcgacaagCTGCATGAGAGTCACACGATGCTGGACGCCGTCCTCGCGgagggccgcggcgtcctggACAAGATGGTGCAGCAAAACAGCATCCTGAAGACTGCCAAGCGGAAAATCCTCGACATGAGCACCTCCGCCGGGCTCTCCGCCAGTATCATCGGCGCCGTAACCCGCCGCCAAGCCACTGACCGGAAAATCGTTTTCGCCGGCATGCTTGCGacgctcctcttcttcttcctcctgtaCCGCTTCTTCCACAGCGGCTCAGCTGGCAGCGCCGAGCCCACTGACGCGTCTGGGGACGGCGCCTGGGCGTCGgatgccgccgcagcagcgcggaggctggacgctgcagacgcggcgacagccagcggagaagcgggttgggcggcgggcgcgcctgggGACTACGGGCGCTGa